One window from the genome of Spirosoma rhododendri encodes:
- a CDS encoding nuclear transport factor 2 family protein, translating to MKKYLVMTALLLAAVTVGWAQSEDNAIKQVLRNETEGFFKRDKAQWSNAWAHTPYIHFAANLYGGDFMLVKGWDKLEKHFASQFKSSKISDKVSVQNANYTIRQKGDMAYVAYDQTLVDSHGKTTSKESRVLEKMNGQWKIIDVTALTNLKNFGLAQSK from the coding sequence ATGAAAAAATATCTGGTAATGACCGCTTTATTGCTGGCAGCAGTGACGGTCGGGTGGGCACAGTCGGAGGACAACGCGATCAAGCAGGTTCTCCGCAACGAAACGGAAGGGTTTTTTAAGCGCGACAAAGCACAGTGGTCGAATGCATGGGCACACACGCCCTACATCCACTTTGCGGCAAACCTCTACGGCGGTGATTTTATGCTGGTGAAAGGCTGGGATAAGCTGGAAAAGCATTTCGCCAGTCAATTCAAAAGCTCGAAGATAAGCGACAAAGTATCGGTGCAGAACGCCAACTATACGATCCGGCAGAAGGGCGACATGGCCTACGTTGCCTACGATCAGACGCTGGTCGACAGTCACGGCAAGACAACCTCGAAAGAGTCGAGGGTACTGGAGAAGATGAACGGGCAGTGGAAGATTATCGACGTCACGGCCCTGACGAACCTGAAAAATTTTGGGCTGGCTCAGTCGAAGTAG
- a CDS encoding endonuclease/exonuclease/phosphatase family protein, translating into MRITLLLIACVIAYTAVAQPANTMRVASYNLRYNTPNDGADAWPNRIEMVKSLIRYHKIELFGTQEGLRGQLNDVAQLPGWAFVGKGRDDGKEAGEHSAIFYKKDRFDLLTTGDFWLSETPDKPGKGWDATCCNRICTWARFRDKQTKKEFYFFSAHFDHQGVEARRQSGRLMVEKIKAIAKNEPVIFVGDLNSTPDTEQVKTIQASLQDAYQATKQPPYGPVGTFTGFKSDAPLNDRIDYIFVSKSIDVLSYAALTDRLDQRFPSDHLLVVADVVIK; encoded by the coding sequence ATGCGAATTACGTTACTGCTGATCGCCTGTGTGATAGCTTATACCGCTGTGGCCCAGCCTGCCAACACCATGCGTGTTGCTTCGTACAACCTGCGATACAACACGCCAAACGACGGTGCCGACGCCTGGCCGAACCGGATCGAGATGGTGAAAAGTCTGATTCGTTACCACAAAATCGAGCTGTTTGGTACACAGGAAGGGCTGCGCGGACAACTGAATGACGTTGCCCAACTACCCGGCTGGGCGTTTGTTGGGAAGGGGCGCGACGACGGAAAGGAAGCGGGTGAGCACTCCGCCATTTTCTACAAAAAAGACCGCTTCGACCTGCTTACCACCGGCGATTTCTGGCTGAGCGAAACCCCCGATAAACCCGGTAAAGGCTGGGACGCTACCTGCTGCAATCGTATCTGTACGTGGGCCCGATTTCGCGATAAACAGACCAAAAAGGAGTTTTACTTTTTCAGCGCTCACTTCGATCATCAGGGCGTTGAGGCCCGGCGGCAGTCGGGGCGGCTGATGGTTGAGAAGATCAAAGCCATCGCCAAAAACGAACCCGTTATCTTCGTCGGCGACCTGAATTCGACGCCCGATACCGAGCAGGTCAAAACGATACAGGCGTCTCTACAGGATGCGTATCAGGCCACGAAGCAGCCGCCTTACGGCCCGGTAGGTACGTTTACCGGCTTTAAATCCGACGCCCCGCTCAACGACCGTATCGACTACATTTTCGTTAGCAAAAGCATCGACGTATTATCCTACGCAGCCCTGACCGACCGACTCGATCAACGCTTCCCCTCCGACCATCTGCTCGTTGTGGCTGATGTTGTAATCAAGTAG
- a CDS encoding VOC family protein, with product MTTPTQLGFVSVQVSDLAASTLFYRDTLGFQPVPQSPPDACIFATQSGATFAIRKPLVDLNQTDQLGWGVGLWFAVDSLDDFLQRIDGQATLIRGVQATPFGNTAIIADPDGYWLTIQESPNR from the coding sequence ATGACAACGCCAACACAACTCGGCTTCGTTTCAGTACAGGTCAGCGACCTGGCTGCATCTACCCTCTTTTACCGGGACACGCTAGGGTTCCAGCCCGTGCCGCAGTCCCCACCGGACGCCTGCATTTTCGCTACGCAGTCAGGAGCGACCTTCGCCATTCGCAAACCACTGGTCGACCTCAACCAGACCGACCAGCTTGGCTGGGGTGTCGGGCTTTGGTTCGCGGTCGATAGCCTCGACGATTTCCTGCAACGCATTGACGGACAGGCTACGTTGATACGCGGTGTGCAGGCTACGCCCTTTGGGAATACGGCTATCATCGCCGACCCCGATGGTTACTGGCTCACCATACAGGAATCGCCGAACCGATGA
- a CDS encoding EVE domain-containing protein: protein MNCETQYWVVVAARDHARSGIEQGIVQANHGKEAPLRRMQPGDGVLIYAPKQTFGEKEPLQQFIAVGTVADEPVYQITVTDDFQPFRRRVTYDESVTATPVQPLIEQLSFIQNKASWGYSFRFGCFAIPKADFDLIRSAMTNHSHA from the coding sequence ATGAATTGTGAAACGCAGTATTGGGTCGTGGTGGCGGCACGCGACCATGCCCGTTCCGGCATTGAGCAGGGTATCGTGCAGGCCAATCACGGCAAAGAAGCCCCGTTGCGTCGGATGCAGCCCGGCGATGGTGTGCTGATTTATGCACCCAAGCAAACATTCGGGGAAAAGGAGCCGCTTCAGCAGTTCATTGCCGTCGGAACGGTGGCCGACGAACCGGTGTATCAGATAACGGTAACCGACGACTTCCAACCGTTCCGTCGCCGGGTTACGTACGACGAATCCGTTACTGCAACGCCTGTTCAGCCGCTGATCGAGCAGTTGAGTTTTATTCAGAATAAAGCCAGTTGGGGGTACTCGTTCCGGTTTGGTTGTTTCGCCATTCCAAAAGCCGATTTCGATCTGATTCGCTCAGCAATGACCAACCACAGCCATGCCTGA
- a CDS encoding MarR family winged helix-turn-helix transcriptional regulator has product MPDSPIFTYNQPEENNGYLLWQVSMRWHLLMNQRLRGVGITLTQFSLMAGLYWLDRQGELVTQQRLATYANTDKMMTSKVLQTLESKGFLLRSDNPQDGRAKRLQLTQTGEAVLREAYALVGQVDAGFFQAIEPDSAVFNQLLRQLLAASGG; this is encoded by the coding sequence ATGCCTGATTCTCCGATTTTTACCTACAATCAGCCCGAAGAAAACAACGGTTACCTGCTCTGGCAGGTCAGTATGCGGTGGCATCTGCTGATGAACCAGCGGTTACGCGGAGTGGGTATTACGCTGACGCAGTTCTCACTGATGGCCGGGCTGTACTGGCTCGACCGGCAGGGCGAACTCGTCACGCAGCAGCGGCTGGCCACGTATGCCAATACCGACAAGATGATGACCTCGAAGGTGTTGCAGACGCTGGAAAGCAAGGGATTTCTGCTCCGGTCCGACAATCCGCAGGACGGCCGGGCGAAACGACTCCAGCTGACCCAGACGGGCGAAGCAGTACTTCGGGAGGCATACGCGCTGGTCGGGCAGGTCGACGCGGGCTTTTTCCAGGCCATTGAGCCAGACTCGGCCGTTTTCAACCAGCTACTGCGCCAGTTGCTCGCGGCATCGGGCGGCTGA
- a CDS encoding transglutaminase-like domain-containing protein, translating into MQLIRIARCTVSVLTICCLLSSLLALRPAVAPRERTVAFTYRALIPSEPGQTDLWLPIPHDSPFQRITGLTISSPVPYRIDTGAYGNRVLHVNIPAKADTGRMVTVRFTAQRLEHSQPTTPQPGRKTLSAAERTRWLQPDRLVPIDGKIKQWADEVVTKANARTDLEKARAIYNHVISTVHYDKSGTGWGRGDIYYACDARRGNCTDFHAIFIGYCRAVNIPARFAIGVSLPTDRPEGQISGYHCWAEFYLNGVGWVPIDASEAAKNPAKRDYFFGTHDENRIEFSVGRDLRLYPEQAEPLNFFVYPYAETAGQPVTGVKSVFAYRAL; encoded by the coding sequence ATGCAGTTGATTCGTATTGCCCGGTGTACCGTTTCGGTTCTGACTATCTGTTGCCTCCTGAGTAGCCTGCTGGCCCTACGCCCGGCCGTCGCCCCGCGCGAGCGGACGGTGGCGTTCACGTACAGGGCGCTGATTCCGTCGGAGCCGGGGCAAACCGATCTCTGGTTGCCCATTCCACACGACAGCCCATTTCAGCGCATCACCGGACTGACCATCAGTTCGCCCGTTCCGTACCGGATCGATACGGGTGCTTACGGGAACCGTGTGCTGCACGTGAACATCCCCGCGAAAGCTGATACGGGCCGTATGGTAACGGTTCGGTTTACGGCGCAGCGGCTGGAGCATAGTCAGCCCACGACGCCACAGCCCGGCCGTAAGACGCTCAGCGCGGCCGAGCGTACCCGGTGGTTGCAACCCGACCGGCTTGTACCCATCGACGGAAAGATAAAGCAGTGGGCGGACGAAGTAGTGACAAAGGCCAACGCCCGAACCGATCTGGAAAAGGCGCGGGCCATCTACAACCACGTCATCAGCACGGTACACTACGATAAGTCGGGAACGGGCTGGGGCCGGGGCGACATCTACTACGCCTGCGACGCCCGGCGCGGTAACTGCACCGACTTCCACGCTATTTTCATCGGCTACTGCCGGGCGGTGAACATCCCGGCCCGCTTCGCCATTGGTGTGTCGCTCCCCACCGACCGGCCGGAGGGGCAAATCAGCGGCTACCACTGCTGGGCTGAGTTTTACCTGAACGGCGTCGGCTGGGTACCAATCGACGCGTCGGAAGCGGCCAAGAACCCGGCGAAGCGCGATTACTTCTTCGGTACGCACGACGAGAACCGCATCGAATTCAGTGTCGGCCGCGATCTGCGGCTGTACCCGGAGCAGGCCGAGCCGCTCAACTTTTTCGTGTACCCCTACGCCGAAACGGCTGGGCAGCCAGTAACTGGCGTGAAAAGCGTGTTTGCATACCGGGCCTTGTAA